A window from Montipora capricornis isolate CH-2021 chromosome 7, ASM3666992v2, whole genome shotgun sequence encodes these proteins:
- the LOC138056304 gene encoding uncharacterized protein, with the protein MSDGEENADRRHSCDDEQQLEKEIDKEIHKLKYFPDETDELIKLRDYTEMDIANRRVGKIVGKLSDLVSQVEELKIDHSVSAQLVRQWKKDVKARYSTFLLDKEKLARFLSNRQEEIDEEMERKRFEAKQEQQREEECRLTELRLQQEEHERRMWQEKIDAELQATHKRLELEKEGHSTTAKLPKLIITLFKGTPTVWVRFENMFITQVDKKSIRAEEKFGYLLEMVNPNVRAKIANLKPGEIGYKIAWERLKSKYGQSKLVVNAHIKEIANLPVIKGSNYLKIQEFYDSVNRNYDALLTMGEADMLWGFVMSTLNKIPQVRHDIVRTNENWEDKDMEALINNLRQWLKRHKVDDASEDSGVTRPKREKHWYNKEKGDPVCIFCEGKHWGDACEVVNTIEARRQLCFNCGRTGHWGKQCRSGGCFKLKSKHHTSLCDKDKNRPTGDNGTVLTSYSPSANEWSLPAIIPVKIKGETFWAYLDTGAGRNFITSEAAKRLNLKAERHEVREILTVNGSKRQSMPIFNISIELLDGKASEKIQVTGTKLRDFTTVRRLDINKLKKQYEHTKDKRFYKQIGDEYPIHVILGDSAYCRIRTEEVYKGQPGEPIVEGMTFGWVIHGGNDSNSQSFFSRDTSDYEGLYNLDVLGVRDRGEDDELDVYMEFKENIVRKHGGRYEVNIPWIPRAELAGTNEEQSRRRLLNMNIKLRQKEQLKAEYTHIIEEQLEEGIVGRIPSKPTGKRVFYLPHKAVVRTEAVTTKVRMVFDASAKPHPLAASINECM; encoded by the coding sequence ATGAGCGACGGCGAGGAAAATGCAGACAGGCGGCACAGTTGTGACGACGAACAACAACTGGAAAAAGAAATAGACAAGGAAATACACAAACTCAAGTACTTTCCGGACGAAACGGATGAGCTAATTAAGCTGAGAGATTACACGGAGATGGATATTGCCAACAGAAGAGTGGGGAAAATTGTGGGCAAGTTATCAGATCTTGTTTCGCAAGTGGAGGAATTAAAAATAGATCACAGTGTATCTGCCCAATTGGTGAGACAATGGAAGAAGGACGTGAAGGCCAGGTATTCCACATTTCTTCTGGATAAAGAGAAGCTTGCAAGGTTTTTAAGTAACAGACAGGAGGAAATAGACGAGGAAATGGAAAGAAAACGATTTgaagccaaacaagaacaacagaGAGAAGAGGAGTGCCGTTTAACTGAGTTGCGTTTGCAACAAGAAGAGCACGAACGACGTATGTGGCAGGAGAAAATCGATGCAGAATTACAGGCGACGCATAAACGGCTGGAATTGGAGAAAGAAGGCCATTCAACTACAGCAAAACTACCCAAATTGATAATAACACTGTTCAAAGGAACGCCCACCGTCTGGGTGAGATTCGAGAACATGTTTATCACTCAAGTGGACAAAAAATCAATTAGAGCAGAGGAGAAATTCGGGTATCTGTTGGAAATGGTCAATCCAAATGTGCGAGCAAAGATAGCAAACCTAAAGCCTGGTGAAATTGGCTACAAGATAGCCTGGGAAAGACTGAAATCCAAGTATGGCCAGAGCAAACTTGTTGTGAATGCACACATAAAAGAAATAGCTAACCTTCCTGTCATCAAAGGATCCAATTACTTGAAGATTCAGGAATTTTACGACAGCGTGAACAGGAACTACGATGCGTTGCTGACAATGGGCGAAGCCGACATGCTTTGGGGGTTTGTGATGTCCACTCTTAACAAAATACCACAAGTGAGGCACGATATTGTGCGAACCAATGAAAATTGGGAGGACAAGGATATGGAGGCCTTGATAAACAACCTTCGGCAGTGGTTGAAAAGACACAAAGTAGATGATGCATCCGAAGACAGTGGAGTTACACGACCGAAAAGAGAGAAGCATTGGTACAATAAGGAAAAGGGAGATCCAGTCTGTATCTTTTGTGAGGGAAAGCATTGGGGAGACGCATGCGAAGTCGTTAACACAATAGAAGCAAGAAGGCAGTTGTGTTTCAACTGTGGCCGCACAGGACACTGGGGGAAACAATGTCGAAGCGGGGGATGTTTCAAGTTGAAGTCAAAGCATCATACAAGTCTTTGTGACAAGGATAAGAATAGACCAACCGGTGACAACGGAACTGTGTTAACAAGCTATTCTCCTTCAGCCAATGAATGGTCATTACCAGCCATAATACCTGTAAAGATAAAAGGAGAAACATTCTGGGCATACCTAGACACTGGAGCTGGGAGGAATTTCATTACAAGCGAAGCGGCCAAAAGGTTAAACCTTAAAGCAGAGCGTCATGAGGTACGAGAGATTCTCACCGTAAACGGCTCAAAGAGACAATCTATGCCTATCTTTAACAtctcaattgagttgctggatGGAAAAGCAAGTGAGAAGATTCAAGTAACTGGGACAAAGTTGCGAGACTTCACAACCGTACGAAGACTGGATATAAACAAGTTAAAGAAGCAGTACGAGCACACCAAAGACAAGAGGTTCTACAAACAGATTGGAGACGAGTATCCTATACATGTGATTTTAGGAGACAGTGCCTATTGTCGAATAAGAACCGAAGAAGTATACAAGGGACAGCCGGGAGAGCCAATTGTGGAAGGAATGACCTTTGGCTGGGTAATCCATGGTGGAAACGACTCAAACAGCCAGAGCTTCTTCAGCAGAGATACAAGCGACTATGAGGGGCTATACAACCTGGACGTTTTGGGAGTCAGAGACAGAGGTGAGGATGACGAGCTTGATGTCTACATGGAGTTCAAAGAGAACATAGTAAGGAAGCACGGTGGAAGGTACGAGGTAAACATTCCTTGGATACCGAGAGCAGAGCTAGCTGGAACCAATGAAGAACAAAGCCGGAGACGCTTACTGAACATGAATATAAAACTAAGACAAAAGGAACAGTTAAAGGCTGAGTACACACACATAATTGAAGAACAGCTAGAAGAAGGGATAGTCGGAAGAATCCCAAGCAAACCAACGGGGAAACGAGTATTCTATTTGCCACATAAGGCTGTCGTTCGAACAGAAGCTGTCACAACGAAAGTCAGAATGGTGTTTGATGCCAGTGCCAAACCTCATCCTCTAGCTGCAAGCATAAACGAATGCATGTAA